Below is a genomic region from Helianthus annuus cultivar XRQ/B chromosome 2, HanXRQr2.0-SUNRISE, whole genome shotgun sequence.
tcgtcGAGCTGAGGATTGAGACTAAGTTCGACCGTTAGGGAGACTAAAGCGGGAGGCTGtgaacacatgtaattttatataccaaacaataaaaagttatatctttataaatccTATGTTTATATGTATTgagtaaatctaattttatataccacataatgaaaaaagttcTATTTTTAAACCCCaagtattacacgagttgcataaatgtaattttgtatagtaaaaaataaaaaatgttatatctttaaaaaactcgtgttTATTACACGGgatgaatgaatctaataaaaatttatatcttaaaaaacaaACGGATATACTCAATAtacgatggatggggtgattgcggtgattgttcttataaatgtcacgtaaacatagtgattaccgtatttgagttaGAATTGAACACGGAAAtataagtatagaaccaataaacaccatttaaatatttttgaaataggttctacccttaactattttagtttaataaaataaataaagcaTTTAAATTAATTGAATTagagctaaaggacataacttgtaagggtttgcaaacaacgggtacgttttctgtaattatagAAGACAAAaaacacagtttgcaataagtgacatacataaaggacgatttttgtaatttactctattttaaaatattatatatattatctcctatatgaattgtttaaatttatattaaatttaattgtataattatcttttaatttatattaattaattatctataaaaatagatagcttcaatgaatgacacgtgtctaaAACTTGGTTTCTTAAatttttattatagtagatagataatGGAAAATATTACTTCCATAAACTTATTTTCACGAAATAGATTATATACTCTTTTTAAACATGAAATCCTTTTCAATAATAGATCAAAACTGTTATTTTAGCCTTCGAATTTACTCCATATATTGCGCCCACCATCTGTTTTCTGATTCCTTTTAGGGTTTCAAGTTTCAATGGCAGAGGTTGTTCATGAAGATTTGGTTGAGCATATACTCGTAAGATCAGATGTGGAGGATCTGCTACGTTTCAAGAGAGTGTGTAAGTCATGGCATTCTTTAATCACAAGTTCTCGTTTTGTTAATCGTCACCTTAAGCATAGTTACAACAAAGATCGCATCGACAACCAGATTGGACATAGAAGAGTTACTTACGTAGATGATGACCGTAAGGATCAGGAGCTTGTTGGTTCTTCCAATGGCCTGGTTTGCATTGCCTCTTTTTTTGGTTTTGAATTTTCAGTAGTCAATCCCTTGATAGGAGAGGTAACACGGCTGAAGAGAGATTTTATGGGTTTTTCCTTATGTTggggttttggttttgattcatCCACAGATGATTACAAGGTCATCGTAAAACGCAAGAATCAAACATGTGTTCGGGTGATGAGTTTAAAATCAAATGTTTGGAGAGTTATTGAAGAAGTGAAGTACAAATTTATTACTAAGACTGGTATTCTAAGCAATGGTGCACTTCACTGGATTGTAGAAGATGAAAATAGTAAGAAACTAATTATTTCTTTTGATTTATCCAAAGAAGAATTTAAAGAAATCCCCCAACCTGATGATGTAAGATATGGATGTAGTTCTAATAGTCACCTGGGAATTGTCAAAGAATGTTTGTGCATATTTCGTCAATCAAACTGTTGTTTTCTTGACGATTTATGGATGATGAAAAGCTACAATGTAAAAGACTCTTGGGAACATCTGCCGCATAATCATAATATGAAGCATGATATTGTACACCACTTGAAGGGAGATGTATCATGGTTTTCAAGTACTTTCGAACATCATTGGGGTTGTGAATGCGGTTGGAAGAATACTGCTGCACCGATATTTGTGCAGAGCCTTGTATCTCCACATGTAAATGGGAGGCCAGCTAGTGCTATTAATATCATGAGGAATTCTAGGGGGTTTTCTATTGATGCTCCGCCAGACCCTGGATATCGCCGTTATAATGGGAGTTCTATTGATGCTCCACCGGACCCTGGATATCGCCGTTATAACGGGAGTTCTATTGATACTCCCCCGGACCCTGGATATCGCCATTATAATGGGAGTTCTATTGATGTTCCACCGGACCTTGTATCTCCTCATTATAATGAGAGGCCGAAGCCCGACAAGGTGAGTTCTATTCTTTTCTTTTAACAGATAGTATAGATTATAGATTTTCCTTGCCTTTTTATTTCTTATCATTCATTCACCTTTCTTCTTGTTATTCTTAAGCAGATAATAAGAGGACCATTTTCCTGTGCGTTGACGCTATTGAAGAAGCAGTCAAGATGACAAATGTTGCAGCATGAAAATAGTTTCAGTTGTCTTCTTTCTATGTCTTCCACTTGTAACTGGCAATAATATCGGACAAGTGTTAAAGCTGAAGATTGTAGGGTTATGAGTTTTGCTTGTTCATTTAGGTGTCTGGCTTCTGGTTTATATTATCTTGTCTTTGATGCATTCAGTAACTGTTTAATACTTTtatattagagttaattactgttttcgtccctgaggtttgtcaaaaataacggtttcagtccattagtttaaaaattgcgatttcagtccattagtttcactttcgtaaccatttcagtccaccaaTTTAACtcccatccatttattctgttaacttTGGGTGAAATTACAAAATTGCCCCTATGGTTTAATTAAAAAAACGCTGGTCACAGGTTTCGAACCTGTGACCTTTGCTTTGAAATGCGATTGTCAAACCAATAGGCCATGTATCAAACTTGTGAATGAATTCAAACTGTTTACCTTATAACATTGcatattcatcatcatcttccccaaACCTTTCACCATTATCAATGGCAGAAGCTACACATAACCACACTCCACCATCCTCTGTTTtctttaattttaaaaaaaatagtaacaAAGCTAATACTTGAACAACTACCaatcttgaacaactaccaaccTTTCACGTATTTTTTACCAACTCATTGTAATCTTTTTCATCTTTTTTCAATCAACCCATTTTGAATACGAACTATCAGAATCATCCCAGATAAAATTAAACACTAAAATAAGAAGCGCACTAAAGCTAATACTTGAACATGTAGGTCCCTTTttgcggaggattacgaacctaaaccttgttatacaaacctactagcgagtgcggaatccaagctagcaagcaaaccgagttagtagcaagtagagaaacaaacacacaagttcaccgattaacacaacttgtattaatgcaatgagggttcggttacaagctcaatgtttacagaaatgttctataaactctctaagtgcgtgtgtgagttttggacagaatgctctcaaagctctctatctctcggatgtgcaaATGGCAGGACCTCTtcacacatacactgcatgggtatatatatacccagcccatgatgccagatcgaaggatccgatagatggtccgaaggatcatctatcgaggatAAGTTGTTCGAATCAtcagcattgacctcgaaggatcatccttcgaggtctaacaatCGAACTATATCTTTcgtgcacctcgaaggatcaacagaatccttcgagaagctatccttcgatcagaacatctttcaatatacaaactgttgtccaagtcaaaccggaggatggttgacttggtcaacttacaacacaaatcaggacatcgttacatacagaccgaatacagacaaagtacagacacacgtgcaccaacaaactcccccttggctgtagctttgtctttatcttctatagctgtagactcgtcttgaacttcgacggtctttggtcttcgagttatcaaaactctgatgtcctttcaagttttcaatgtcggaggatcttcaaagtcttcacgtcttgaaagcagagagtgtatcaacaaactacccgtatcatgtaggaagtgtgttgacaaactcccccttaacataagctcccccttgagttatgctcgtgaaaagactttatctttatgaagtgagatccttgtggtgttgatgatggccaacggcaactcgatcattttcatcacttgagcgccttctcgtcgtgtcttcattccagagcttgtcatcgactatgttctcccagcctttagaatctgcacatgcaagaaatctaaacgcataatgagaacaactgcttggaatatagttaacatacacacatgacacacgaatgaccatgtcataatcaaacaccgtccgacagtttgaaagtttaaatttgtcaattttagtttttaactttcaaacatgcaaatttttgaccgtttatgaagatttagtcaattcggttttcagtcaggtttcaggtaacgaagacttgagctccaacatcgtacgatcgaaaataaagcagaaataaaatctttttggcttttataaagtttatattaaaacactcctaaaatctttttggtatttttgaaagtaaaagacaacaatttaaaatcctttgagtgttatcaaacgacatcaccgctaatgtcgtgctgatatgc
It encodes:
- the LOC110907914 gene encoding F-box/kelch-repeat protein At3g23880, whose product is MAEVVHEDLVEHILVRSDVEDLLRFKRVCKSWHSLITSSRFVNRHLKHSYNKDRIDNQIGHRRVTYVDDDRKDQELVGSSNGLVCIASFFGFEFSVVNPLIGEVTRLKRDFMGFSLCWGFGFDSSTDDYKVIVKRKNQTCVRVMSLKSNVWRVIEEVKYKFITKTGILSNGALHWIVEDENSKKLIISFDLSKEEFKEIPQPDDVRYGCSSNSHLGIVKECLCIFRQSNCCFLDDLWMMKSYNVKDSWEHLPHNHNMKHDIVHHLKGDVSWFSSTFEHHWGCECGWKNTAAPIFVQSLVSPHVNGRPASAINIMRNSRGFSIDAPPDPGYRRYNGSSIDAPPDPGYRRYNGSSIDTPPDPGYRHYNGSSIDVPPDLVSPHYNERPKPDKIIRGPFSCALTLLKKQSR